CGGTCCTAGACCGGTGGAGACtatctcaaccccgaacgggggaggtaagAGATGATATACTTCGGTCTGAGACTAGTGGCGACtatctcaaccccgaacgggggaggtaagAAATCTGATAAGCTggcccgagaccagtgaagaccgctcgaccccgaacgagggagataagcCCTAAAGCCCATAGAAGTAAAGCccgtagcaatatgagggagCAAAGTCCGCAACAATAGGAAGAAACAGAGCACCTCATGTGAAGGGAGTAGCACCTGTGGATGTAAGAGGACGCAAAACAAGTTGAGGATATAGAACATATAGTAGCAATAGAGTAAAGCGCCTATAGTAGTAAGAGGATGTAGagcccatggtgaagggtgcagagcctacaACACACCTGATCAGGGAGCTGAGCCCCTAAtccctgatcggagagtaagACCCCTAGCTTGGAATCAAAGAGCGAGACCCTTAGATCCTGATCGGAGAGTTGTACTGCGAGTCgctgatcggggagctgtgtccctagtgttTAAGCGGGGAGCTGgacccctagtgtccgatcaaaaatcgaaggccctagtctttgatcaaggaactaggatcttactctcttatcagaaAGCTATAGCAGCTCCTATAACCGTAAAAAAGGGAGCAGAGCTTGTAACATACCTGATCGAGGAGCCgtgccaaccggctaagggtttgtctTGGTCCCTTGACtctcgaatacccgtggagtcagggaaaaacataatggaaaaactaatCTGTCGACCAGCTGAAACTCCACTTGATCCTCCGACTCCCGAATACCAGTGGAGTGAGgatagaagataatatgttcgtcAGGATCCTCCGGAActgtgataatggcagagaacctcccgacgtcgtccatcttcacgttccagaacaggtggagaagattcccacagacggcgccaaatggATCCCGTCCAGAAGCTGAGTTGGATGGACCGTCAGGTGAGGTGGatagaatgttgaccgagtcgtGACGTCCCGGAGGGGAGGTATGCTGAGatggcttctatgttgaccaagtcttcggaagtcctctggtcaacgctaccctgcagccagcgaccaagtccccccggtccctggtaccccgaggctcgaggtGGATACAACGAAcatataagtaacagactaataccaaaataataataaaataaatagagagtgagtacggtaacgtaccctggcccagggggcggcCTCGGATGGGACGTGGCTTGAGCTGTCGTGACACGGAAGAGCAGATGACTCTGATCATGCTGGAGAGAGGGATCTGACGACGCGAAGCAGGATGCGGCACGGAGCCGGAAGACGAGCTACAGGTCGGGAGATAatagcggcacgcaggccgggttAAGACATCGGCACACAGGTCGGGATAAGCCATCGGTACGCAGACCGGTAAAAGATAGCGGTATGCAGACCGGGATAAGATGCCAGTGCGCAGACCAGGAGACGAGATCGGCGCGCAGACCGGGACATGAAGTTGGCACACAGGTCAGGACACGAGATCGGCGCAGGCCGGGATATGATTCCGGCACGCAGGTCGGGATATGAttccggcacgcaggccgggaaataATAACACCAAGGAGGCTAAACACGAATCACAAAGTCCGAAACTCAATCGGGGCTCAAAGGCCGAAACGCAACAAGGGCTCGATGGCTGGAATAGTGCGGAAGACACTCGTCAACATGGGGCGGCTACCGGGTCAGCTGCGGCAATGTACCACAACGCAGATCGGAAGCCGTCTACGACGATGAGACTCGATCGCGTCTCGAAACAGATTTTGTGTTGTCAGGGTCGACGGAGAGAAGGGCGCCGGTAAGGAGGGAGAGGGAGGTGAAACGGGGCTGCCCACAGCTACCGGAAGTGGTTGTGGACAACGACAACCGCTGGAAACAACTATGGATGCCGACAACTGATCTGGTGGTCAGGCTATGAGGGAGAAATGGGCGTGGCGTCGAGCTATAGCGTTGATGGCGGCTTGGACGGTTAGAGTTCTTAGACGGTCAGCGAAACGAAGATGAGGGCAGTGGACGGTCGGCACACCGACGAACACAGGAAGAGGCTGCTGCAAGTACATTGAAGGCCTCTCGGGGTGGCAGCAGTGCTCTCCGACTATGTTGGCCTGTGGGTTCGCCGGCCAGGATGCACCGGACGGAAAGGCAACATGAAGAGGGCGGCGCTGGGTACCTCCGGTGGCGACGTTGTGAGCGAGAGGAAGAAGCAGAGGAGTGGCGGCGGAGAATCTCCCGCAGCAGCAACCTTGCCCTCTCATGGCGGCGTTCAATAcgcaagaaaagagagaaaggggCGGCACGCGAGGGGGGGGGGGCAGTGGTGGCCGGAGACATCTCCCAGCGagcggagagggagagaggagccACCGGTGTCAGGAGGCGAAAAGGAGGAAGTCGTCGTCGTTCAACGGTGGCagttagggatgacaatttcacccgaacccgatggaggatccgacatccgatCCGAATGGAGGAGAGTATGGAGGGACTATTAATACTCGATACCCGAcctgaatacccgattaaataatatatatacatatattaaagattttttttttttccaaaatcaatttactatttttgttgatattaggaggagactatataCATGTTTAATCtagttttttaattatatatatatattttaataggtggttaatttcaatatatttttattgaatgataatagttggatagaaataAGAAAActtataactatagaagatatccaattatttaatgggtatgagtatacccatcggagatcctatacccgatcggtatggggacggaggatatagaatccgacccgaacccgacccattgtcaTCTCTAGTGGCAGTGGCGTCCTTCCAGcgagagaagagagaaggaagaaagTTGTGGTTGACATcgcgaggagaagagggagaggaagagaggtggcGGCCGACGCCGGCGAGGGGGAGGAGGAAGCAAGGTGGGCGGCTGACGCCGACGAGCAACGtgaaaaggaggaagaaggagttgGCGGTTGGGTAAAACGCACGAAGCCCCCCTGCTTGCGGCGTGAATAGTACACTAACAGGATTGCTACCGTAAATTAATCAAAATGCCCTCCTCCTCTCTCATTAATCACTCCTCTACCCTTTCATTAATCACTCCTCTGCCCTTGATACCTATCCACATCATGCATGCAGCTAGCTGTTCCTAGATCTTTAACCACATGCTCTATTTATACCTGCAGTAACCTTTAGATTCATACACTAATTAATCACCTGCTGTCGTTCTCAAGAGCGGAGAGAACCAGCTCATTGCAAGCAGATCATGGCCTGCCTTATTCCGCGTCTCTTCCGAAAGACAGCTCTTACTGCACTCATTCCCCGCGATATCACCACGCTTAACCTTCTTACGAGGCTGGCCTGGCCTCCTTTAAATCTTTCATCTTTTCGCCATTAGTAAGTAAGCCATGCTGGATGCTGCATCTATCTGATCCCTCGACCAACCAGTTACAAGTTCAAAGATCGACGCCGCCTTAATTTGAACCCGCGCGCCCGGCCATAAAAATGTCAGGATTCCCATCACCTAACTAAACCCAATTATGGACGATGACTACTATCCGCACGTGCGAAATCCCCACGTGTCGTCGTCCCCACTCAGAATAGTATTACAGCACCAACCGAGCTCGGCCAGTGCGTCGACTGCCGCGCCCATGGGCATCAAGCACGACGGAGAGGGCCACGCACGCCGCCGGAGCTTCCGCGGCGTCCGGAAGCGGAGCGGGAAGTGGGTTTCGGAGATACGCGAGCCGGGGAAGGCGAGCCGCATCTGGCTCGGCACGTTCCCGGCGCCGGAGATGGCGGCCGTGGCGTACGACGTGGCTGCGCACGCGCTGCGCGGCTCGGACGCGGTGCTCAACTTCCCCGAGGAGATCTGGGCCCGCCCCGCGCCGGCCTCGCTGTCGCCTGCGTCCATCCGGGCCGCGGCGGCCGAGGCGGCGGCGGCCGCGTCCGCGCTGCGCCCGAGGTCTCCGGCTGCCGAGACAGGAGGCGAGAGGTACATGGACGTGGAGGAGATGTTCGACATGCCTGGCCTGCTGATGGACATGGCGGAGGGGATGATGATGAGCCCGCCGAGACTGAGTCCCAACGCTGCTGACGATGCGGTGGAAATGTTTGACGATGAGAATCTCTGGAGCTACCCATGACCAGTTGACCACATCAACAGTCAATCATGGGTTCGTCAGCCGTAATTCTTAATTATATCTAAGTGAGtatatatgttttttatttttagtcgGGTGAATATATTATATGCATATATTTAACTATATATTAtgcaattattattatttttcttctcagAGTATTTGAATATTTACATAgtagcaacaacaacaataagaaCGTGATCTAGAAGATGtggcttttatatatatatatatatatatatatatatatatatatatatatatccaaaaataattaaaaagcaTTTTATAATTTCCTGCCgtttttttaaaaaggaaatggACAACAAACTAGCGTAGAATGCAAATTCGATCCTCTTTCTTTTGACACCCCAAAGATCGTGATTGACCTGACGGCATCGCCCGGCTGATCCACACACAAACCGCATGAAGAAGGAAGGAAATTAAAGACACGCCAGCCGGCAAAACTGTTGTAGCAGTTTTTCTGCAATATTCATTAATTATCTAGAGGAAAAtttactttatttatttatttactaggCCAAGTTATAAAATTTTATGTTTCAAACTTTACCATATAAAATTCTTATCTTTTACCCTTTGAAAAGCTCTACGTGTGGGatcttaattgattaattaatttcaacTAGATATATTTAATTGTTTTAAACAAAGACACTTGAGAACTTTTATATATatcattaattttaattttattattcttttatagaggataaatatattttataaacttTGATTGAGTATATAATTTATAAATGTTTATCCAATGGTCAATCAACTATCcaaattcttatttcaaaataaaaattcgCTTAAAAGAAGACAGAGCTAGCCTATTAATTAATTCTATTGAACGAGCTCAATTTCATGTGATATAATTACTTGAATCTTAACCTTTAAGATTTGATCGAATCTATGCGGCTTCTCATTCTTTTTTTACATTCTCTAACTTTCATCCAAAACATTTTTGATAAAAGtcccatatttaaaaaaaaatacatgagaAGGTCTTTCACACAAAGTTCATGTGAAGGGTCCGTCGGGATTCTGTGGACCACAATCTCTGATCTATTTTTGGATCAGAAATTGTTTATAGGTGGAATTATATGAATCTCACCTGTATAATAGATAGAGCCCATAAAACCTCACTTATGAATGAGATGATCCATCCTTTAAATCATATTTTACGGTCCAGAAAATCCGTGCTCGTGAAGGGCTCCTACTTAATTAATTAACCAAACCAAAAGGATGCGTGattatattcattaaatattaataacCAATTTGATTGTGAATAATTGAGATTACATCGAGCTTAATTCATGATCCGATGGCTGAATTATGGATCTCCAGATGAATTTGTATGAAAAGCCACTAAACCAATTTTGTTAATTTCATATGCAGTTTGCCACCAACAAAAACACTAGTTTAGGCCGTACAGGTTGGTGACAAAGGAGAAACAACAATCACATTTGCAATAAATTAATTTGCGATGACCGAAAACTATTGCTAAAAATCTCGCAGTTCAAATTGAGAAAAATAACTTGGCGAGAAATTAAAATGATTGTCCTATATCATTGTCCGAGCCAGCCTTATCTTTAGTCTATTATTATTAAACAACCAAATTCAACCATTTAAAATACTGGTGTTAGTTTGTAAAgtgaaagagaaaaaataataattcaacaATTAACAAAAAAGGTGATCCTTGTAAGCTTTGAAAATAGAAGCTAATTAAGCCCCAGGTGGAAAGAGATCCACGTCTGCTGCCGGGACAAAAAGAATGCATCAAATCTAATCCAAGATCTTCGTGTTTCAACTTGACCAAATTACTTCTAAATAGTGACATGCACGCATCATTTGACTTCCCTGATTCAATGTATCATATATTTTATATAACTGTGTAAAAGTCCGGTGATTATTACTATGGAAAAGAAGAATGTTGGCTGAATTTTTTATTGGCCGGCGCCTGGTGCTCATTGTGGATGAGTTAACATCTGCAGCAGTTCCACACTGCCATTGTATACTAATAAATAATTAAGCTGGTTCCAGGAAGCTTAGTTTAGAGATCTAAGAGGGAGCCACAGCAGCGGTGGTTGGGAGTCGGCGCCGCAATGCGCCCACTCACAGACCGAAAGGCTCCTGCGGAAATATAATGGTCGGATTCTGAAAGCTGCTGCTGCGCTTATTATTAGTTCACACGTGTATATCAATCGTCCTCCGTGTTAAGAGACGACAGACATGTCGACATGCCTGCTGCAGTAGTCAACGTGGGGCCTCGTCTTTGAGAGCACTGTTTAGGACGCACGCACGTCTTTCTATTCTCCCACGAGGAGATTAGTATGAATGCTTTATATCTAATTTTATGAACCAAATaatactaaatttaaaattatcaatttaattttataaaaaaaatttattgacgGTCAGAATAAATCAAAAGGTATTTATGATAGAGTGATATAAAAAACTAGCATCATGTAATTACACAGTCtaaaaaaaattcctataaatatattttagttgAGATGTGATTTTTTTTCGCCAATAGCCTTGCGTCTTGCGGGAACAATGATATGCTCGGTTAAATTAGAATCAAAGATTCGAAATTGTGCAGAAAGGGGCCTCACATAAGTTTGCACGAACAACCATAAATTTTCACAGTTAGATGGTAAAAAACATCTATAGAGAAGAAGAGAGATGCATCTCGTTGTATGTTGGCTGGGATCCAACCTATTGAGCACCAACGGCGTAGCTATATGGAAGCTGGGGGTGCTACCGCACTCCTAAAATTTAGGTGGGGAAATTATACATTgagattttcttttaaaaaaaaacaaaaggcttaattataaaatttaaatgtttTTAGACTTTTTCATAAAAGTGTAATAAAAAACCAACCGTGTTTTATGATTTTTCTCTCCCATGTTTTCTTTTTCCCTCtcccattttttatttttcttctcttatTTATTCTTTAGTCTTTATTTTCCCACTGCCTTCCCTGCTTTCTTTTTTTCCCTCTAATtctctacttaatttttttactaatcCTAATTTGACCCTCAAAATCATTCACTGCATATGGTTATCACTACCATCTACATTGTTATCGCCACACGCTATAGTTACCAACATCACAATTGTTTGATGTAAGTACCGTGTTCGTCACTTCGTCAACACTCCCTAATAAATACTTTTGTATTGAGATgaaattttcttatttaatttGATCTTTCTAATTACATATTTAAGTATTAGAAAACATATACaatattaatttttcatatattcataatttttttttattaatcaagtATATTATTTATTTACTATCAATTTTGTTTGTTATATGTTTTTGAGATAGTCAttaatttagatgattatgtatctaaaatattatACTAAAGATAGATTAATTATGataatatttagaatttttaaaaatagctcCTCCTAATTTAAAATCTTGACTACGCCACTAAGaatatgtttggttcaagttatcacgTATAACTATGattatagaaaataaaatataatctaatATTGTTTGGTTCAGGTAAGTGGATACTGGATaatgtaataaaaatttatttgtttaaaaattttaatatataatctaatttaatattttagtgtATTATTTCCCGTTATAAAACcactatacatattattatttttttcttttttaaactttattatttatttttttaactttactcTTTTATTCATGTTTgcggtttttttttaatttacgttttttttgttttttttttaagtttacgtTTTTTTATGTTTAAGGTTTTTTTTGGTTTATGAAGTTTAagtatttttttgtttttatttttttttatggttaaggtttttttagtttaagttttttttactttacGTTTTTTTTCCTTACGTGTTTTTTTTAGttaacgtttttttttaaaaaaagtttaaataaaattttcgttataaaaaatttcaagggtaattttagttaaaaaaattagttaatctcggaataaaaaaatatatttttttgagaattttttattctaaattgTATGCTCTTTTTGCTGACGTGACAAACATAGATTATTAATCGGAAATCGTAaccaaatatgatttttattgataactttaAATGAATAATTAAGATTATCAAGGATAATCTTAATTAAACACACCCAAAAGTAATGAAAAATAGGGATCTCTTCTAAAGTGGAGCAATGAAGAGAGGGATTCACCGGTGTAGACCTGAACCATTGGTTCACTGTCCTGATTTGAACGTGCAAGGTAGAATTCAACGATTTTGAATTATCATAtatatttcaagtggaaaattatTAGATTTAATCTTTGTTAGATAAATTGACATGTCGATTAGTATCATACAATTTGTTAATGTAGATAAACTCATTAAAGTCATCTAATTTATATGTCTAATCATGGATTTATGCTATCGGACGTGGACTCATATACATATGTATAACCTGTATGTGTAAATCACAGATTTGTAGACAAACTCATATGAATCCATATGATCTGATAACACAAACTCGTGATTGAATATACAAATTAGACCACTTTAATGGATTTGTCTACGATTATAAATCTGGGTGTTACTAATTGGCATGTTAGCCTATCTAATGAAGACTAAATTCAACAGGGATTCACTTTGATGTCTCAATCACCATTATGGTGGAAAATTTGGAGTAATTTGGGGCTAAATGGCCCTACCAATTAAACTAGAGAAGGAAATGTTACCAGTTCATGTACGAAAAGTCTCATGGGAGAACAAAAGGAAGCAGGCAATAAAACCATACGGAGGGTGGCAAAAAGATTAATTATCTGATGGCATGAAAAGAGGAAAGGAGCAATACTCCAGCTAAAGGGGGACGAGCTAAAAATTGACgtgataaatatatatataaaagtaagATAAAATGAGAATGTGAatggaaataaaatttacctagttATATGGATTTTGCTAATTcctataaatttaaaaatcattcttAAATTATTGATGCCGTGATAAGGGAGAACTCATCTGTCACTGGCCAATTAACACGGTATCGATCAAAGTCAAAACGGTCAACGACAAGCTTACAGTTACCCCAATTAGCAAAGGAGTGGCCGAGCGGACATCACCCAGCCGATCGGGGCATCTTGAGCCGGTCGGTAGAGAAACGAGTCGCTCGGACCGTCCGTCTGGCGCAAGGAATGACGTTATACATGAAGAgacaagaaaataaaagggaACACGTCGTCTATCATTAAATGCGAAGCAGCCAAGGTAAAGAAGAACACTGCATTTATCATTAATATACAGAAATCAAGACAAATAAGTTTTCCTctgacaattaatatcattaaataaggatAAATGAACGATTAtagagaaaggtataaaaggagaTGCTAGGTATAAGAAAGGCAAGATTTTCTATTTTCCTGATTACTTCATTCTCTCTTCCTAAttatgacttgagcgtcggagggtcaatgtcagggactccttccctggttttgattttatttgtAGGAGTGAAGTCTTCATCCTGTCAACGGTCACTCCATCCCCGGCTTTCCAGCTTCCTtcattcggacatgatcaattggCGTCGTCTATGGGAACGTTGCCTGTGTCCGAATAaaaagatggaagacgctggacgactcaCAACAATGACACTGACGCAAGAAGAACTTGATGCACTCATATAAGCTCGAGTGATGAAAATGCTGGAGCAACAGCAACAAGTGTTGGTCGATCAGCCAATACATGAGCCAGCTGCCTCTGCAGTAGGGCAACAGAGTGAGAGAGAAGATCGAGCGGATCAACTTTTCACTCGCGAGCCAAATAGGAGACTGATCAACTCCTACGGGGACACTCGTAATGCGCTAATCCCCATTAACTGTGTACTATCATGGGCTCCCTTAATAGAAAGAGGTCGGGCGGATAGAGAtcgaggatcttcctcagatgaggCTCCCGATCGGGATGGTCGAAATGGAAAAGCGCTGAGGGAAGATGACTCGCCCGAGCAGGTCAATCAACAATTTTTGAAGGAGATCCTAAATGACCCTCTGCCAAAGTATTATACCCCGTTAATGATCggagagtataatggaacaaccgATCCCAACGACCATCTGGCCAAGTTTGACAATGCAACCACCCGTCACTAGTACATAGACGGGgtgaaatgccgagtcttccttacttCTTTGTCTGGATCGGCACAACGATTGTTCAAGCGGTTGTCGAACAGCTCTATATATAGATTCAAGGACTTTCGAGCGACATTCCTACACCACTTTGCTAGtagttgtaaaaaaaaaaaaaaagaataggaagagagcaagaaataatatgaaAGCAATAAAATCTATTATTCATTGATATTTACCCTAAGGATAATACAAGATATAATGTTcaaaaaagtacttggtcaattgaccaattaataaataacaaaattattctaagaattattctgagaattattctaataattataacaaaattattagaataatccaaatactaatttgatttgatttggtgatttgATAATTCTCTTTTACCCTCCCCCCCgacaaacttaacgggagatctttgacgttgagtttgcttgctaacttgttgaaatgtTGTCTATATAATGGCTTAATAAAAATATCAGCAAtttgattttaaacaaaaatataagagacggataactgctgagttgtcacacgttcacgaacaaaatggaaatcaatttccacatgttttgtacgagcatgaaagattggatttgctgtgagatatgttgctccgatattgtcgcaccaaatttttggtgcaatattttgttagagtgtatactaaaagtctagctttcttgtataaacaatcattttgaaataagaatcacattggtcaaatgtctacatgtagttgtccatttaatttatattgtagataacatggtgtgagaagacacacagaagatcatgttatcagttccttataaattatgatagtagctcacaaccaagatagaatgggacaaaccattggagtggttgtagtgtaatttggtattaattagtttatcttgactataaattacactagtacactttgagtgtattgagcaagaccatttgaggttgttctttttatactgactattaaAAAGAAtgagacctctgttattatggaagcgtgtactcttaatcatgatataataaaaaacacatatacttaatatttatttctttaatttatcaaagggtgtgatttagttcgataaatcaatagggccgataagttgggaaatgatattatttatatggtgtgttgttgattatagaatgaaattgtgtcctactaatctaggttgataatgcccccttgaggagctcataaggattgtcatgtaaaccctgcaggtggacttagtccgacatgacaataagattgagtggtactactcttggagctagatattaattaagtgagttatcagtaactcatttaattagtgggcattcgatatcttaaatacagggagactaacacactcataataagaaggagcccatattgtaatatgggattggtgcggtagtgcaataataactctttagtggtatgagttattattgatgaacttgagttgggtgttcggggcgaacatgggaagctcaagctcatcgggagaccaaatcaattcctcctctaggtccctattgtagcctcttatttaaagtcttatatccacccaaagcctagcttcttaaggctcaagctaggaccggccaagccttgcttggagaccaagcaaggggccggccaagctaagcttggagcccaagctagggccggccaagccttgcttggtacccaagcaaggggtcggccacacacaagaagaaggaagttttattttttgtaaaatctttccttttatagagatctataaaaaggatttaaaaggatgcttttaatataaaactttcctttttagattggtcataaaaggcaataaaagggagtttttattttgttaaaaactttccttttatgttggttttaaaagagagttttaaattttaaaatatttccttttatagctttctacaaaggaataaaagaaatatttgaaatctttccttatttgtagttatctataatgtgaaagaaagattttaatttttgttataaaacttttcttttttttttgaaaccatgttttattttaaatgttatcttttatagatatccataaaaggatttaaaagagagagattttaatttataaaacattccttttataactatccacaaaagggattttaaaagagagattttaatttttgtttaaaatctttccttgcttggagaacaagcttGTGGGCGGCCATGCTATGAtaagaaaggaagttttattttttgttacaa
This window of the Zingiber officinale cultivar Zhangliang chromosome 3B, Zo_v1.1, whole genome shotgun sequence genome carries:
- the LOC121968580 gene encoding ethylene-responsive transcription factor ERF024-like; the encoded protein is MDDDYYPHVRNPHVSSSPLRIVLQHQPSSASASTAAPMGIKHDGEGHARRRSFRGVRKRSGKWVSEIREPGKASRIWLGTFPAPEMAAVAYDVAAHALRGSDAVLNFPEEIWARPAPASLSPASIRAAAAEAAAAASALRPRSPAAETGGERYMDVEEMFDMPGLLMDMAEGMMMSPPRLSPNAADDAVEMFDDENLWSYP